The Rhinolophus sinicus isolate RSC01 unplaced genomic scaffold, ASM3656204v1 Contig210, whole genome shotgun sequence genome includes the window TATCTGGCAAGATTATATTTATCACTACAAatagtgagatatatatatatatttttttttttttgaaaccctAAAGAACCCACCAAAAaactaacaattaaaaaatgaattcagaaggcagccagatggctcagttggttagagcgcaagctcttaacaacaaggttgctggttcacacaaaaagaatgaaactggaccaatatcttacactatacacaaaaattaaagacttgagtgtaagacctgaaaccataaaattccaagaagaaaaatagaCTGTATGTTCCTTGACATGGGTCTTGACAAAgatttttggatttgacaccaaaagcaaaggcaacaaaagaaacaataaactggGGGGTTGGAGGTGAGGGGCCTAAATCCATCTAAAACACTTCTGAACAGCAAATGAAACcaccagcaaaataaaaatgcagcctatgaaatgggagaaaatatttgcaaaccatatatctgataagatattaatatccaaaaaaattaaaagaactcacacaattcaataatgaaaaaacaatgtgattttaaaaaatgggcagaaaatctgaatagacattttttccaaagaagacttaCAGATGGCTTAACaggtatataaaaatatgctcaatgtAAATAATCACTAGGGATATACAAAGCAAtaccccaatgagatatcacctcacacctgttaaaaagGCTATTgtcaaaaacagaagaaataacaagtattggtaaggatgtggagaaaagggaacccttgtgcattgttggttggtaaattggtacagccattatggcaAACAGTATGGGCGTTActcaaaaaaaatcattgcagcattatttacaatagccaagacatggaaacaactcaagtgtctactgttggatgaatggataaagaaaatgtggaatattattcagccataagaaataatgaaatcttgcctttgtgacaacctggattgACCTAGAggccattatgctaagtgtaataaggcagacagaaaaaggcaaatactgtatgatctcacttacatgtggaatgtaaaaaaaaaaaaaaaaaagcaagctaaACTCATATTTGGGGGAAAGGAGACTACGaaatgggaaaagggaagaaaaggtacaaacgtacaaacttccagttaaaaaataaataagtcatggggatataatatacagaaTTGGGACATCATTAATAGTACTATATTGCATATTTCAAAGTtagctaaaagagtagatcttacaAGTTttcattataaggaaaaaaattctgtaactatgtataatgataaatgttaactagacttatgatcatttcactatatatgtatgcatgcatatatgtatataccaagggtgtcaaaaaaaatgtatacacgtagACACGTATACATCactcaacgttgctcaagcagtagttcgccgtaatctgaagtatctggatgctgatggtaaccactttgaacacctttTGAAACTGCAGAAGTCAactgtattcgtcttttgttatcagtatatattgagtattacaattttaatgtttttttctttcttaaaatgtgtatacattttttggcaccctctgtatataatcattatgttgtacatgtGAACTCATacaatgtatgtcaattatatctcaattaaaaaaataatgaaaacatatgcaCTGATAGTAGATTATCAGGTCTATTTAGGGTGTAAATTTCACTTTTTGTAGAAGATCCGACTATCCACACACTAGAAATTTATTTCGCTCCATGAGAAGAGTAAGAACTGAGGAAAATACATACTTCATTATGATTTTATGCCTAACAATTATATAGACTTATCATTGTTTTTCTCAACACAAAACAGGAGAAACATAATAAGGAAAACAACTGTCTGTTCTTTCATcagttttagcatccattgtATTTGGATGTTAAGGTACAAATTATCTTAGTTGAAATTTAGTTTTGAATAACTTCACTCTACATTAAGCCCCACTCTCATTGGGTGATCTTAACTATAGTCACTAAAACTTATCAAGGAATAACCTAAGTCTCAGTAACCATTTCTATGGGACTTAATTTAGTCTCAAATACAATGCAACCCCAGAGATGATGGACAGTGTTTGGTACCTCCCACTCCTTATTGGACCATCCACTTCCCAGGCCATGTTCTGATACCTTGAATCAGCCTCAAGGCATTCTCCAGGTACTCATCTTCTGTGATAGGGCGACCATTTAACTTCAGCTCCAGGGTGAAATCCCGTACAGTCCAGATAAAGTCTGGAAAGAAACTCACAAACTCTGTGGAGTCTTCTGCTCTATTCGACACAGGGGAAGACTTTGCCCTGATGAGTTCTGTGAGCTCTGCCACATAACTAGGACCTAGCTAAGGAAAAGGAACTTCCTCCCCACATTCCTACATGTCtctcataaaaaaaattattataaacattatGTTTTGCCCTGAGTCCCCACTGCTCCACCAAAGGCCACTCAGCCACAGGGAAGGAGAATGCGATTTGGTCTCCAGTCCCATCAATTTCTGAATAAAACTGGGAAGGATACTGCAGTTTCTCCAAGGCATCGTGGTTGATGGTGCTCATGCTGTTGTAGACAAACATGCTGCTCAGAAGCACGGCCAGCGCGAAGATCCACGAGTCATTCTTGGGGTCGCCCTAGAAAACATATTAGAGAAAGCACCAGTCTTCTTTTCAGAAACTCAGTTACTTGTTcaatcattttcatttgctatttcAGATTGTATAATGTCggtacaaaaaaacaacaacattgaaagcaaaattaaagaaaacctcagCTTTGGCAATTACATTGACATTTCTTGTGacatcagtttcttcatgtatGAAAGAATTGTAATAATACTTTCCTGAAAGTGTCCTTTTTTCTAAATGGGAGTAAGTCAAATAATATGTATAAGAAAAAGTAGCGTGCTCTTTGAGCAATTAGTTGTTCATAAGCGACACCCTATGTTCATTTAACAGAAAGTGAGCTACAGAATATATACTATGCTAGTCACAATTGAATACTCAAAATAAAGCCAATTCAATATTTATAGACAACTactaaatgttatatattttttttagttataggGAAGCAATTATAAATGTGATAATTGTTACACTTAAGATGACTATCTCAtggtatttaaaacatttgaaaaacaaatgcaaGGAAGACAACAACATGTTTAAAAGGTTACATATCAGTAGTGAATCTTAGTAGAGAAAACAATAGTCAATATATCCAATAAAAATATCGAATCAGAGGGGAACAAAAGATACTGGCATTagagaaagagtgtgtgtgtgtgtgtgtgtgtgtgtgtgtgtgtatgcgcgcaTGAGAGCGagcgacagagagagagagagagagagagacagacagacagacagacagacagacagacagagagacaaagatgaaACATCCCTACAAATTCAGTGCTGGATATGAAAGGATTTCTAAAATGTGGacttgaagaaatgaaagaagcgTACAAAGTAGAAAGACCTGCCGAAGCAAAATGAGAATTAGAAGGCAATAAGCAGAGTTATGTGGTCTGACTGACACAGAACAGAAGGTAAGTACAGAAAATAAAGCTCAAAGCAAGGTCTATGCAGGATGATGAAGAGCCTTGAAGACAGGAAAAACTGTTTTTGTGTTGCCTAAGGTATTGCAGAAGCCAGCATTTAGTCATACTATAAACTGCGTATAACTCAGTTTGAGACCCTTTAATTTAGCTTCTCGATAAAGGTTTATTAAAATGGATGAAATTATTCACGTCAGTGCTCAGAAATAAAAGATCTTATCTAATAAACCACATTATCTGATGTAACCTAGAAATGAATTTCAAAGATACCAAAGTATGCCTCATTTGATATAGCTGGATTTCAATATTTCAGGAATCTATCACAACAGTTAAATTGCAAATGATCATGAAGAGATTAGGAGAAAATCTAGAATGAACAGAACCTGTCTGTGACTCCTCGCCTTACCTTTTCCACATCACCCAGGCCCTCGGTGTCCAGAAGAACCAGGGTATGACTTGGCTTGGAGGGGTGAGGCACACACCACATCCAGATGCCCTTGGTTTCAGACTGCACCGTGGAGCCCAGAGGGAAACctgaagggaaagggagaaagcaaCATAAAGAGACAACGAATAGTCCAAGAAGCCCATGAGCTATAAAATTAGACTTAGAGGGTTATAAATACCCTCCAGTACAGCATGGTGCTTTCTCCATTTTAAGGATGTCCAACTTTGTGTATCATCTAAACACTCATACCTTTAGCTGTCATAGTCTTTCACATACGTTTAGTTTATTCATAATGCTCATTCCATTTCCCAATGTAAACATAACTCTGTTCATGCCTATGTGGCCTACCAACTCATTCGATGAGAGAAAGGGCATGCTGCACAAAAGAAGCTTTGATTTTTAACTGTTCAACAATGACTTCCTAAAGAAGTTAAGCTAGCTGAATGTATTGTAATTAGATCAAGACTTTTCAATAGTCTGAAGAATAAACAAGACAATATATTCAATAGTTACTTATTAAGTACCCATTATGTTCTAGGTATTGAGGATATGATCAAGCCTCAGGAGATACAACAGTCGCTAAGAGAGACAGAAATTCCTGCCCTTTGGAGTCTTGGAGCCAATGAGTGCTAAGACTCTGAAAACTTATAACGAGTTTATAAGCCAGCCAGGTGAAATCTGGTCTTAATGCAGAGGAGTATGGGGAGACAGGAATGggtaaaactaaacatacttttctAA containing:
- the LOC109439604 gene encoding guanylate-binding protein 6; protein product: MASGPIMLVPMCLVENKNEQFSVNRKALKILSKISQPVVVVAIVGVYRTGKSYLMNCLAREKLGFPLGSTVQSETKGIWMWCVPHPSKPSHTLVLLDTEGLGDVEKGDPKNDSWIFALAVLLSSMFVYNSMSTINHDALEKLHYVAELTELIRAKSSPVSNRAEDSTEFVSFFPDFIWTVRDFTLELKLNGRPITEDEYLENALRLIQGIRTWPGKWMVQ